One genomic window of Mus pahari chromosome 23, PAHARI_EIJ_v1.1, whole genome shotgun sequence includes the following:
- the Urad gene encoding putative 2-oxo-4-hydroxy-4-carboxy-5-ureidoimidazoline decarboxylase, whose translation MDMEKVNSMDFGEFVDVFGNIVEKCPLIAAAVWSQRPFSGLEDLENHFFAFIDALPRSGQEGILRCHPDLAGRDLQQGTLTAESQREQSQAGLTSLDTDDRLRLQQLNAHYRERFGFPFILAARLSDRTTVPRELARRLHCQPESELRTALGEVKKISHLRLTDLLGAHSARVELP comes from the exons ATGGACATGGAGAAGGTCAACTCCATGGACTTCGGTGAATTTGTGGATGTGTTTGGGAACATCGTTGAAAAATGTCCTCTGATTGCAGCTGCTGTCTGGTCCCAGCGTCCGTTCTCCGGCTTGGAGGACTTAGAAAATCACTTTTTTGCCTTTATTGATGCTCTCCCGAGATCAG GCCAGGAGGGCATCCTGCGTTGTCACCCGGACCTAGCGGGCCGAGATTTGCAGCAGGGCACGCTCACCGCTGAGTCACAGCGTGAGCAGAGCCAAGCGGGTCTCACTAGCCTAGACACCGACGACCGGCTGCGGCTGCAGCAACTCAACGCGCATTACCGTGAGCGCTTCGGTTTCCCGTTCATTCTGGCAGCGCGCCTGAGCGACCGTACCACCGTGCCCCGGGAGCTAGCCCGCAGGCTACACTGCCAGCCGGAATCCGAGCTGCGCACCGCCCTGGGCGAAGTGAAGAAGATCAGCCACCTGCGCCTGACAGATTTGCTCGGTGCCCATTCCGCCAGGGTGGAACTACCGTGA